From the Pangasianodon hypophthalmus isolate fPanHyp1 chromosome 17, fPanHyp1.pri, whole genome shotgun sequence genome, one window contains:
- the akap1a gene encoding A-kinase anchor protein 1, mitochondrial isoform X1, translating to MLQSPLRPLVPLSALALLGWCWYTFRKKRSLCERAKEELLVSSAARKQSMVENVAVQEAAADGSTLAARDVKTHCHFQSQEKQESDQNLDPNCSQLSSTMDDSSVLSGASQATILTSTPIVRLLKGIRPEPEGEVSRAQASLLLAEKPETDPGEEDDTVKGRSDIKAFEMESFTKQPTGIVCPKEHGVTNVSEKQSERVPSLSEADGLVIEVINGATEEITAIGGGILKRKGHAEPRVTPQSQEQLQKEIDENNSLAVTKTDLDVLTKTVEESVSSPDMPCDPLSTFLAGKDSGCSTCHSEDGLEAEKTSSKSQTVEKTSSTLPVSSETHHAIARKNGKVSRQKADASKGADGVQCVNDESSVASKRDTHSRNLPHTLWNIEVPAHLVGRLIGKKGKYISSLKQSSGAKIYVSTLPYTFEFQICHIEGSEVQVEKALALIRKKFKDLDLSNRLSSLQPAAVHSLPITSWLLLPQDGTVEVIVPRVEAANYLFIQQHTHPTYYGLRSLTEQMLFCYCHSGCPSLPTPVEAGVLCAAPSPDGAWWRAQVIQHYKDSNVVQIRYVDYGGYVTVNLNSLKQIRSDFVALPFQASEVMLENIAPLPGKGTFSFEAKEALEELTQGIPLIMKVTGSQSGLPIVHMWRHAGEEMISVNGVLVERGLCSWLDSH from the exons ATGCTGCAGTCACCTCTCAGGCCTCTTGTGCCTCTATCAGCACTTGCCCTGCTCGGCTGGTGTTGGTACACCTTTAGGAAGAAGAGGAGCCTATGCGAGAGGGCTAAGGAAGAATTGTTGGTCTCCTCTGCTGCTAGGAAGCAAAGTATGGTGGAGAATGTTGCGGTACAGGAAGCTGCTGCCGATGGAAGTACACTGGCAGCACGGGATGTGAAAACACACTGCCATTTTCAGTCACAGGAAAAACAAGAGAGTGACCAAAATCTTGACCCTAACTGCTCTCAACTTAGTAGCACCATGGATGACTCGTCTGTCCTGTCTGGGGCCTCACAAGCCACTATTCTCACCTCCACTCCGATTGTACGACTTCTAAAAGGAATTCGCCCAGAACCAGAAGGGGAGGTTTCCAGAGCTCAAGCGTCTCTGCTTCTGGCCGAGAAGCCAGAAACGGACCCGGGAGAAGAGGATGACACTGTTAAAGGTCGTTCAGACATTAAAGCATTTGAGATGGAGTCTTTTACAAAGCAGCCCACAGGGATTGTGTGCCCCAAAGAACACGGAGTCACTAACGTGTCTGAAAAGCAAAGTGAAAGAGTCCCAAGCCTGAGTGAAGCCGATGGCCTGGTCATCGAGGTTATAAATGGTGCTACAGAAGAGATCACGGCAATTGGCGGtggcattttaaaaagaaaaggtcATGCCGAACCGAGGGTAACTCCACAAAGCCAAGAGCAACTTCAAAAAGAAATCGACGAGAATAACAGTTTAGCGGTCACCAAGACAGATCTTGATGTTCTTACTAAGACAGTGGAGGAAAGTGTCTCTTCACCAGACATGCCGTGTGACCCCCTTTCGACATTCCTAGCAGGAAAGGATTCAGGTTGTAGCACGTGCCATTCAGAGGATGGATTAGAAGCAGAGAAAACTTCTAGCAAGTCTCAAACTGTGGAGAAAACGTCCTCCACTCTTCCTGTATCTTCTGAAACTCACCATGCCATAGCCcgaaaaaatggaaaagtttcGAGACAAAAGGCAGATGCCTCTAAAG gtGCTGACGGTGTACAGTGTGTGAACGACGAGAGCAGCGTCGCCAGCAAACGAGACACACACTCTAGGAATTTGCCCCACACTCTGTGGAACATAGAGGTGCCAGCA CACCTCGTTGGGCGATTAATTGGAAAGAAAGGGAAATATATTTCCTCCCTGAAGCAAAGTTCTGGCGCGAAGATCTACGTGTCTACACTTCCATACACGTTCGAGTTTCAGATCTGTCATATTGAGG GGTCTGAGGTGCAGGTGGAAAAAGCTCTGGCACTAATCAGAAAAAAGTTCAAAGATTTGGATTTGAGCAACCGCCTGAGCAGTTTACAACCTGCTGCAGTCCATTCTCTCCCCATCACTTCCTGG CTGCTGCTCCCTCAGGACGGAACCGTGGAGGTCATTGTACCACGGGTGGAGGCAGCAAACTACCtgtttattcagcagcacaCGCACCCCACCTATTACGGCCTGCGCAGTCTCACAGAGCAGATGCTCTTCTGCTACTGCCATTCAGGATGCCCCAGCCTGCCTACTCCTGTGGAAG CAGGCGTGTTATGTGCGGCCCCGTCTCCTGATGGTGCATGGTGGAGAGCGCAAGTTATTCAGCATTACAAAGACTCCAATGTTGTACAGATCAGATATGTGGACTATGGAGGCTACGTGACTGTTAACCTCAATTCTCTGAAGCAGATCAG GTCTGATTTTGTGGCGTTACCTTTCCAAGCATCTGAAGTTATGTTAGAAAACATTGCACCTTTGCCAG GAAAGGGGACGTTTTCGTTTGAAGCCAAAGAGGCTCTTGAGGAATTAACACAAGGGATTCCTTTAATCATGAAG GTGACTGGCAGTCAGAGCGGACTGCCCATAGTGCACATGTGGCGACATGCAGGAGAAGAG ATGATTTCGGTGAATGGAGTGCTGGTGGAGCGTGGGCTTTGCTCGTGGTTGGACAGCCACTGA
- the akap1a gene encoding A-kinase anchor protein 1, mitochondrial isoform X2, with protein sequence MLQSPLRPLVPLSALALLGWCWYTFRKKRSLCERAKEELLVSSAARKQSMVENVAVQEAAADGSTLAARDVKTHCHFQSQEKQESDQNLDPNCSQLSSTMDDSSVLSGASQATILTSTPIVRLLKGIRPEPEGEVSRAQASLLLAEKPETDPGEEDDTVKGRSDIKAFEMESFTKQPTGIVCPKEHGVTNVSEKQSERVPSLSEADGLVIEVINGATEEITAIGGGILKRKGHAEPRVTPQSQEQLQKEIDENNSLAVTKTDLDVLTKTVEESVSSPDMPCDPLSTFLAGKDSGCSTCHSEDGLEAEKTSSKSQTVEKTSSTLPVSSETHHAIARKNGKVSRQKADASKGADGVQCVNDESSVASKRDTHSRNLPHTLWNIEVPAHLVGRLIGKKGKYISSLKQSSGAKIYVSTLPYTFEFQICHIEGSEVQVEKALALIRKKFKDLDLSNRLSSLQPAAVHSLPITSWLLLPQDGTVEVIVPRVEAANYLFIQQHTHPTYYGLRSLTEQMLFCYCHSGCPSLPTPVEGVLCAAPSPDGAWWRAQVIQHYKDSNVVQIRYVDYGGYVTVNLNSLKQIRSDFVALPFQASEVMLENIAPLPGKGTFSFEAKEALEELTQGIPLIMKVTGSQSGLPIVHMWRHAGEEMISVNGVLVERGLCSWLDSH encoded by the exons ATGCTGCAGTCACCTCTCAGGCCTCTTGTGCCTCTATCAGCACTTGCCCTGCTCGGCTGGTGTTGGTACACCTTTAGGAAGAAGAGGAGCCTATGCGAGAGGGCTAAGGAAGAATTGTTGGTCTCCTCTGCTGCTAGGAAGCAAAGTATGGTGGAGAATGTTGCGGTACAGGAAGCTGCTGCCGATGGAAGTACACTGGCAGCACGGGATGTGAAAACACACTGCCATTTTCAGTCACAGGAAAAACAAGAGAGTGACCAAAATCTTGACCCTAACTGCTCTCAACTTAGTAGCACCATGGATGACTCGTCTGTCCTGTCTGGGGCCTCACAAGCCACTATTCTCACCTCCACTCCGATTGTACGACTTCTAAAAGGAATTCGCCCAGAACCAGAAGGGGAGGTTTCCAGAGCTCAAGCGTCTCTGCTTCTGGCCGAGAAGCCAGAAACGGACCCGGGAGAAGAGGATGACACTGTTAAAGGTCGTTCAGACATTAAAGCATTTGAGATGGAGTCTTTTACAAAGCAGCCCACAGGGATTGTGTGCCCCAAAGAACACGGAGTCACTAACGTGTCTGAAAAGCAAAGTGAAAGAGTCCCAAGCCTGAGTGAAGCCGATGGCCTGGTCATCGAGGTTATAAATGGTGCTACAGAAGAGATCACGGCAATTGGCGGtggcattttaaaaagaaaaggtcATGCCGAACCGAGGGTAACTCCACAAAGCCAAGAGCAACTTCAAAAAGAAATCGACGAGAATAACAGTTTAGCGGTCACCAAGACAGATCTTGATGTTCTTACTAAGACAGTGGAGGAAAGTGTCTCTTCACCAGACATGCCGTGTGACCCCCTTTCGACATTCCTAGCAGGAAAGGATTCAGGTTGTAGCACGTGCCATTCAGAGGATGGATTAGAAGCAGAGAAAACTTCTAGCAAGTCTCAAACTGTGGAGAAAACGTCCTCCACTCTTCCTGTATCTTCTGAAACTCACCATGCCATAGCCcgaaaaaatggaaaagtttcGAGACAAAAGGCAGATGCCTCTAAAG gtGCTGACGGTGTACAGTGTGTGAACGACGAGAGCAGCGTCGCCAGCAAACGAGACACACACTCTAGGAATTTGCCCCACACTCTGTGGAACATAGAGGTGCCAGCA CACCTCGTTGGGCGATTAATTGGAAAGAAAGGGAAATATATTTCCTCCCTGAAGCAAAGTTCTGGCGCGAAGATCTACGTGTCTACACTTCCATACACGTTCGAGTTTCAGATCTGTCATATTGAGG GGTCTGAGGTGCAGGTGGAAAAAGCTCTGGCACTAATCAGAAAAAAGTTCAAAGATTTGGATTTGAGCAACCGCCTGAGCAGTTTACAACCTGCTGCAGTCCATTCTCTCCCCATCACTTCCTGG CTGCTGCTCCCTCAGGACGGAACCGTGGAGGTCATTGTACCACGGGTGGAGGCAGCAAACTACCtgtttattcagcagcacaCGCACCCCACCTATTACGGCCTGCGCAGTCTCACAGAGCAGATGCTCTTCTGCTACTGCCATTCAGGATGCCCCAGCCTGCCTACTCCTGTGGAAG GCGTGTTATGTGCGGCCCCGTCTCCTGATGGTGCATGGTGGAGAGCGCAAGTTATTCAGCATTACAAAGACTCCAATGTTGTACAGATCAGATATGTGGACTATGGAGGCTACGTGACTGTTAACCTCAATTCTCTGAAGCAGATCAG GTCTGATTTTGTGGCGTTACCTTTCCAAGCATCTGAAGTTATGTTAGAAAACATTGCACCTTTGCCAG GAAAGGGGACGTTTTCGTTTGAAGCCAAAGAGGCTCTTGAGGAATTAACACAAGGGATTCCTTTAATCATGAAG GTGACTGGCAGTCAGAGCGGACTGCCCATAGTGCACATGTGGCGACATGCAGGAGAAGAG ATGATTTCGGTGAATGGAGTGCTGGTGGAGCGTGGGCTTTGCTCGTGGTTGGACAGCCACTGA